The Desmonostoc muscorum LEGE 12446 genome includes a region encoding these proteins:
- a CDS encoding TenA family transcriptional regulator, with translation MTQTLSLVKNSFQKITDNHPLWNHEFLMQCRTGNLFLPDVQILAVQMYKFSKEFNRILASILSCCQDESTQLVILENLFDEMGQGDASQCHPELFRQFTRALGIHDETLAALPTAPETRALIDTYLHMPYKYGYLAALGAVCYASEGIVSSLYTQLYKGIVGAAPLPKESLIFFEVHINIDDSHAAKLAAVIEAQLGMTEDDINIKRAILEAMNARFQFFNGIQRQISKYNL, from the coding sequence ATGACACAGACACTTTCTTTAGTTAAAAATTCCTTCCAAAAAATAACCGATAATCATCCTCTATGGAACCATGAGTTCCTAATGCAGTGTCGTACTGGAAATTTATTCCTACCAGACGTACAGATACTAGCTGTTCAAATGTATAAATTCTCCAAAGAATTTAATCGTATCCTGGCTAGCATCTTGTCTTGCTGCCAAGATGAAAGTACTCAGTTAGTCATTTTGGAAAATCTCTTTGATGAAATGGGACAAGGAGATGCAAGTCAGTGCCACCCAGAATTGTTTCGTCAATTTACCCGCGCACTTGGTATCCACGACGAAACTTTAGCAGCATTACCTACTGCACCTGAAACTCGCGCCCTCATTGATACCTACTTACATATGCCGTATAAGTATGGCTATTTAGCTGCACTGGGTGCTGTCTGTTATGCTTCCGAAGGGATTGTTAGCTCACTGTATACACAACTATATAAAGGAATTGTCGGTGCTGCCCCCTTACCTAAAGAATCACTGATCTTTTTTGAAGTTCATATTAATATCGATGATAGTCATGCAGCGAAGCTAGCAGCAGTAATTGAAGCTCAACTTGGCATGACTGAAGATGATATAAATATAAAACGGGCTATCTTAGAAGCTATGAATGCCCGGTTCCAATTTTTTAACGGAATTCAGCGTCAAATCTCTAAATATAACTTATAA
- a CDS encoding heme NO-binding domain-containing protein, translating to MYGLVNKAIQDMVCSRFGEETWKVIKHKAEVDVDVFLSMEGYPDDITHRLVKAASSVLGLSPREIMQAFGEFWVQYTAEEGYGEMMDMSGDTLPEFLENLDNLHARVGVSFPKLQPPSFECTDMEENSLNLHYRSDREGLTPMILGLVKGLGTRFDTQVHITQTQSRDEGGEHDEFLVIYKPN from the coding sequence ATGTATGGATTAGTGAACAAGGCGATTCAAGACATGGTTTGCAGTCGCTTTGGCGAAGAAACTTGGAAAGTAATTAAGCACAAAGCAGAGGTGGATGTAGATGTTTTCCTCAGTATGGAAGGTTATCCTGATGACATCACCCATAGGTTAGTCAAAGCTGCTAGTAGTGTTCTGGGTTTATCTCCCAGAGAAATTATGCAAGCCTTTGGGGAATTCTGGGTTCAGTACACAGCCGAAGAAGGCTATGGCGAAATGATGGATATGAGTGGAGATACACTACCTGAATTTTTAGAAAACCTGGACAATCTTCATGCTCGTGTAGGAGTTAGCTTTCCCAAACTCCAGCCTCCATCATTTGAGTGTACTGATATGGAGGAAAACTCCCTCAACTTACACTATCGCTCTGATAGAGAAGGCCTAACGCCAATGATTCTTGGTTTAGTCAAGGGATTGGGAACTAGGTTTGATACACAAGTTCATATTACCCAAACCCAGAGTCGAGATGAAGGTGGTGAACATGATGAATTTTTAGTGATTTATAAACCAAATTGA
- a CDS encoding class I SAM-dependent methyltransferase, with protein sequence MSTLNHKNSTRNLYNRTASDWIRGEPISLSDFTARPLVLGLCEPVSGLRVLDIGCGEGYCSRELRRRGAAQVHGIDLSQSMIEAATLQEVEDALGISYQVGCATNLKQFDDAEIDLVVAVFLFNYLTIAQTEECMKEVARILRPGGRFVFSVPHPSFPYMREPGYPFYFQVQGKGYFSKRDQQFPGRIWKRDGSWLNVQLIHKTLEDYFNALKIAGFNTMPILQELRVTPEHIALDESFFSPLLDQPLHLAIQVSR encoded by the coding sequence ATGTCAACATTGAATCATAAAAACTCAACTAGAAACTTATATAATCGCACAGCATCAGATTGGATTAGAGGAGAACCTATTTCCTTATCTGACTTTACAGCCCGTCCTTTGGTACTAGGACTTTGTGAACCTGTTAGTGGATTGCGAGTACTAGACATAGGTTGTGGTGAAGGTTATTGCAGCCGAGAATTACGCCGACGTGGAGCTGCACAAGTGCATGGAATAGACCTTTCTCAAAGCATGATTGAAGCAGCAACCTTGCAAGAAGTAGAAGATGCTTTGGGTATTAGCTACCAAGTAGGATGTGCTACCAACCTCAAGCAGTTTGATGATGCTGAAATTGATTTAGTTGTTGCAGTGTTTCTATTTAATTATTTAACAATTGCTCAGACCGAAGAATGCATGAAGGAAGTTGCACGCATTCTTCGTCCCGGCGGTCGATTTGTATTCAGCGTTCCCCATCCATCCTTTCCATATATGCGGGAGCCAGGATATCCATTTTATTTTCAAGTTCAGGGTAAAGGCTACTTCAGCAAGCGAGATCAACAGTTTCCTGGCCGTATTTGGAAACGAGACGGTTCCTGGCTAAATGTGCAATTGATTCACAAAACTCTTGAGGATTATTTTAATGCCCTTAAAATTGCTGGCTTCAATACGATGCCAATCCTACAAGAATTGCGTGTGACTCCAGAACATATCGCACTAGATGAATCATTCTTTAGCCCCTTACTTGACCAACCCCTCCATCTAGCCATACAAGTATCACGATGA